Proteins from a genomic interval of Plasmodium reichenowi strain SY57 chromosome 11, whole genome shotgun sequence:
- a CDS encoding hypothetical protein (conserved Plasmodium protein, unknown function), producing the protein MNFFKGFVPNYKHQNILNLRIKSFCFNLRTLCGKYNKSDKRKFLIFSNKSIKGYNKEKEHLRKKVTHVYKKDEGKIKNYKNFKNKNIKRLKENIGEKSNIMYQNNIETSYNDKHLFLNKLNYNDDENKTQRINDKYIMDVSHIKNMYIQNCLKKNNILYIYTYQYLLIELLRCNKNVLTNLIHSDCIMSYIIYSFYKINTQGSNNIYDNKYVNDNKGQNVDDLLYISNPSKHKDLNILKHEERKEKKKLPYSENCVLLIVSSQEQISLIYETIVKLKIDNISTYIINNENNIDNIRNHLFLYNMIIMNIEHIKNDYDFEIFLDHISFLVVDDIYEIYKKKKTNLLKNILKNSKKKQETDSFFQILLINKIFDEWLFNDIVQYLKSINYNIYIEKKKMNQYNLLNDNIIHNNLVNTFRCVNLMQYKPKIHTHMSIYVPLNDEKKFLILFNILDNNKNKKRILIYYNKSDIYSFYLYLNSYIPCIFLSNTFKMNCTKNLVHQFNTTNDYILITNDKNINKSYDLRINLYIHYTFDDDITSYIDILSNHSLFNLKNVNENNQNVQKGDHNNEIDNNGLDIYYKKVDEQINNSYDIEESILFYNKKQYKTYNILNNLVNFSTYTLPTIKYMKYNFMNFLIQEIQSTLIDDNKHITEAEQIYEKYGHTFISAALYYIQKKKLFHTNNKYKNKTQNEQFSNIHFIIEKNISINTKNQLMSFLNELLNFNKTVGDIKFFIQNYIYSKRGYILTIPEHIYNILHKNKNSIENVEKYKHIHMYILYNNYQKDFRFSCVKKGKYKSKKAKRRLMKRLNVKREQIEINKLNKKLASSFKIRKRNVKNNMESIKKAMEM; encoded by the exons ATGAATTTCTTTAAAGGGTTTGTTCCTAATTATAAGcatcaaaatattttaaatctaagaataaaatcattttgttttaatttgAGGACATTATGTGGTaagtataataaaagtgaTAAAAGGAAGTTTCTGATTTTTTCGAATAAATCTATAAAGGGgtataataaagaaaaagagcatttaagaaaaaaagttacacatgtatataaaaaggatgaagggaaaataaaaaattataaaaattttaaaaataaaaatataaaacgTTTAAAAGAGAATATTGGAGAAAAAAGCAATATTATgtatcaaaataatattgaaacatcttataatgataaacacttatttttaaacaaattaaattataatgatgatgaaaataaaacacAGAGGATTAATgacaaatatataatggaTGTAAGtcacataaaaaatatgtacataCAAAATTgtttaaagaaaaataatattctctatatttatacataccaatatttattaattgaattattaagatgtaataaaaatgtgtTAACAAATTTAATACATTCAGATTGTATAATgtcatatattatatatagcttttataaaataaatacacaaggatcaaataatatatatgataataaatatgtaaacGATAATAAAGGTCAAAATGTAgatgatttattatatatatcaaatcCATCTAAACATAAAGATCtaaacatattaaaacatgaagaaagaaaagaaaagaaaaaattacCATATTCAGAAAATTGTGTATTATTAATAGTTTCATCACAAGAACAAATAagtttaatatatgaaactattgtaaaattaaaaattgataatatatctacatatattataaataatgaaaataatattgataatataagaaatcatttatttttatacaatatgattataatgaatattgaacatataaaaaatgattatgattttgaaatatttcTGGATCATATAAGTTTCCTTGTAGTtgatgatatatatgaaatatataagaaaaaaaaaacaaatttattaaaaaatattttaaaaaattctaaaaaaaaacaagaaaCAGATAGCTTTTTTCAAATTTTAttgataaataaaatatttgatGAATGGCTATTCAATGATATCGTACAATATTTAAAGagtataaattataatatctatatagagaagaaaaaaatgaatcaatataatttattaaatgataatattattcataataatcTTGTAAATACGTTTCGTTGTGTTAATCTAATGCAGTATAAACCAAAAATTCATACACACATGAGTATATATGTACCCttaaatgatgaaaagaaatttttaatattattcaatattctagataataataaaaataaaaaaagaatattaatttattataataaaagtgatatatattcattctatttatatcttaattcatatataccttgtatatttttatctaatacatttaaaatGAATTGTACAAAAAATCTCGTACATCAATTTAATACAActaatgattatatattaataacaaATGATAAAAACATTAACAAAAGTTATGACCTACgaattaatttatatatacattatacatttgatgatgatatcacatcatatatagatatattatcaaaTCATTCActatttaatttaaaaaatgtaaatgaaaataatcaaaatgtACAAAAAGGAGATCATAACAATGAAATAGATAACAATGGTttggatatatattataaaaaagttgatgaacaaataaataattcttatGATATAGAAGAgtctattttattttataacaagaaacaatataaaacatataatatattaaacaaTCTTGTTAATTTTTCAACCTATACATTACCTAccataaaatatatgaaatataattttatgaattTCCTAATACAAGAAATTCAAAGTACGCTTattgatgataataaacatataacGGAAGCCGaacaaatatatgaaaaatatggaCACACATTTATATCTGCAgcattatattatatacaaaaaaaaaaattatttcatacaaataataagtataaaaataaaacacaAAATGAACAGTTTTcaaatatacattttattatagaAAAGAATATTTCTATCAATACTAAAAATCAATTAATGAGCTTTTTAAATGAacttttaaattttaataaaactGTAGGTGATatcaaattttttattcaaaattacatatatagTAAAAGAGGATATATTTTAACTATTCCTgagcatatatataacatattacacaaaaataaaaattctATTGAAAATgttgaaaaatataagcatatacatatgtatattttatataacaattaTCAAAAGGATTTTAGATTTAGCTGTGTCAAAAAGGGCAAATACAAGTCAAAAAAAGCAAAGAG acGCTTGATGAAACGGTTAAACGTGAAAAGGGAACAAATAGAAATTAATAagttaaataaaaaattggCTAGTAGttttaaaataagaaaaagaaatgtaaaaaataatatggagTCTATAAAAAAAGCAATGGAAATGTAG
- a CDS encoding hypothetical protein (conserved Plasmodium protein, unknown function) has protein sequence MSGILTNLNIESGYFNEDIKEESNESNFMYANISMLIRAYKKDRNKLILLNKKLNLIKIVGLVLNIEEKKEFIIYTIDDSTGCIKAKLLLTYSLNSYNEKKDNIKINDLVQIFGICNTVSLNEDLTISISSINKLDSFNYLCHHHLLVFHDYLRYQEEERRNPIEDKSRNDEDDLESTQNNENAYFNTFFY, from the coding sequence ATGTCTGGGATACTAACCAATTTAAATATCGAGAGTGGTTATTTtaatgaagatataaaagaagaatcGAATGAATCAAATTTTATGTACGCCAATATTAGTATGTTAATAAGagcatataaaaaagatagaaataaattaatattactaaataaaaaattaaatcTGATAAAAATCGTAGGACTCGTATTAAAtattgaagaaaaaaaagaatttataatatatacaatagATGATTCTACAGGATGTATCAAAGCTAAATTACTTTTAACATATTCATTAAATAgttataatgaaaaaaaagataatataaaaattaatgatTTAGTACAAATATTTGGTATATGTAATACTGTTAGTTTAAATGAAGACTTAACCATATCCATAAGTtcaattaataaattagattcttttaattatttatgtcatcatcatttattAGTTTTTCATGACTATTTAAGATATCAAGAAGAAGAAAGGAGAAATCCAATCGAGGACAAAAGCAGAAATGACGAAGATGATTTGGAGTCCAcacaaaataatgaaaatgcttattttaatacatttttttattaa